From the Musa acuminata AAA Group cultivar baxijiao chromosome BXJ1-2, Cavendish_Baxijiao_AAA, whole genome shotgun sequence genome, one window contains:
- the LOC104000226 gene encoding ras-related protein RABC1, whose protein sequence is MDSASSGQPEFDYLFKLLLIGDSGVGKSSLLLRFTSDSFEDLSPTIGVDFKVKIVNIGGKRLKLAIWDTAGQERFRTLTSSYYRGAQGVIMVYDVTRRDTFTNLSDIWAKEIELYSTNQDCIKMLVGNKVDKEGERAVTKKEGIDFAREYGCLFLECSAKTRVNVEQCFEELVLKILETPSLCAEGSSGLKKNIFKQKPPQADASTSSCC, encoded by the exons ATGGATTCCGCGTCTTCAGGGCAGCCGGAGTTCGATTATTTGTTTAAGCTGTTGCTGATTGGGGATTCGGGCGTGGGTAAGAGCAGTCTCCTCTTGAGGTTCACTTCGGACTCCTTCGAGGATCTTTCGCCTACAATTG GCGTTGACTTCAAAGTAAAGATTGTTAACATTGGTGGAAAAAGGCTGAAGCTTGCTATCTGGGATACAG CTGGACAGGAACGATTCAGAACTTTAACAAGTTCATATTACAGAGGAGCACAAGGAGTCATTATGG TTTATGATGTAACACGGAGGGACACATTCACAAATCTTTCTGATATATGGGCTAAGGAAATAGAACTTTATTCAACTAATCAGGATTGCATTAAGATGCTTGTTGGGAACAAGGTTGATAAG GAAGGTGAGAGAGCTGTAACAAAGAAGGAAGGAATTGACTTTGCAAGGGAATATGGATGTTTGTTTCTAGAATGTAGTGCAAAGACTCGTGTCAATGTGGAACAATGCTTTGAGGAGCTCGTGTTAAAG ATCCTGGAAACACCAAGCCTCTGTGCTGAGGGTTCATCCGGCCTTAAAAAGAATATCTTCAAGCAAAAGCCTCCCCAAGCAGATGCTTCCACAAGCAGCTGCTGCTGA
- the LOC135596196 gene encoding F-box protein SKP2A-like: MVSGSGEKMEVEPELVMCWKDLPMELLLRILSLVDDRMVIVSSTVCTGWRDAIGFGLTSLSLSWCKNNMNNLVRSLAPKFTKLQVLTLRQNNAPQLEDSAVEAVANYCHDLRELDLSKSLRLTDQSLYALGHGCPRLNKLNISGCSAFTDSALAYLASCCRNLKTLNLCGCARAATDRALQAVSRHCSELQSLNLGWCESVSDKGVTSLAAGCPNLRALDLCGCVLITDESVIAIANCCPHLRSLDLYYCQNITDRAMYSLANSCMKSRYGLWRDDAGSSNGNDNTGLVNLNISQCTALTAAAVQAVCDTFPLLHTCPGRHSLIISGCLSLTSVRCACAIHAHRAGRASLADHAY; the protein is encoded by the exons ATGGTGTCTGGTAGTGGAGAGAAGATGGAGGTTGAACCAGAACTTGTGATGTGCTGGAAGGACCTTCCGATGGAGCTGCTGCTGCGTATTCTTTCCCTTGTCGACGACCGAATGGTGATCGTGTCTTCAACCGTTTGTACTGGCTGGAGAGACGCAATCGGCTTTGGGCTTACAAGTCTCTCTTTATCGTG GTGCAAAAACAACATGAACAACCTTGTGCGGTCACTTGCTCCCAAGTTCACGAAGCTTCAAGTTTTAACTCTTCGACAAAATAATGCACCTCAACTTGAGGACAGTGCTGTTGAGGCAGTTGCTAATTACTGCCATGACCTGAGGGAACTAGACCTTAGCAAAAGCCTTAGGCTGACTGACCAGTCTTTGTATGCTCTAGGCCATGGATGTCCCCGCCTAAATAAACTGAATATCAGTGGATGCTCTGCTTTTACCGACTCTGCCCTTGCATATCTTGCTAGTTGCTGTCGAAACCTGAAAACCTTGAATCTCTGTGGATGTGCGAGAGCTGCTACTGACAGAGCTTTACAA GCTGTATCACGTCATTGCAGTGAGCTTCAGTCTTTGAATCTAGGTTGGTGTGAGAGTGTCAGTGACAAAGGAGTCACCAGTTTGGCAGCTGGTTGCCCAAATCTCAGGGCATTGGACTTGTGTGGCTGTGTCCTCATAACAG ATGAGAGTGTGATTGCCATAGCAAATTGCTGCCCTCATCTCAGATCACTGGACTTGTATTATTGTCAGAACATCACAGACAGGGCAATGTACTCGCTCGCAAATAGCTGCATGAAAAGCCGGTACGGGTTGTGGCGAGACGATGCTGGCAGCAGTAACGGCAATGACAACACTGGGCTGGTGAACCTTAACATCAGCCAGTGCACAGCACTGACGGCTGCCGCCGTCCAAGCCGTGTGCGATACATTCCCATTGCTGCACACCTGCCCAGGGAGGCATTCACTCATCATCAGCGGTTGCCTCAGCCTCACTTCTGTGCGCTGTGCTTGTGCCATCCATGCTCACCGTGCAGGCAGAGCTTCTCTAGCAGACCACGCCTACTGA